The genomic region TTGACTGTCGCATAACCCGAGGTGTGTTCATATTCTCATGGAACAACCTATCGGAACTAAGTATTGTTTTGTTTAGTTATGTGGGCTTGAGTCAGATAGGTCAATATTATGAAACAGTAATACTATTATTTAGGAGGCTTACTTTGAGATATTGTGCTTAGATGTTAGATCACTTCTCCATCGTTGTTTGAGAATTTTGAAGTGTGCTTAGCAACTCTCACAAAGTAATGGCGGAGATTGGAGCGCGGCGATTCGTTGTCTAGGTGCATCTGCACTTGTGCATGAACaacaaattttttaaaaaaaattggcatgtaaGATGCTCGAAtgcgttatgtgggtgcaaacatTCATGATGTTTGGACATTTGAGGACGTGGTGATAGAAAAACAAAATTTGGCCGTGAAAGGAActtaaaaaaaaaagaaacaagcCTAGATGTCCTCGAATGTCCAAACAGCACGAAAATTTGCACTCTTCTGTCCACTTGAGCATCTTCGGTGCCAAAGAGTTTCAGAATTTGTTTACCCTTTTTAATTTGTTGTTCACCAAGTGCTGACGAATCCGGGTTCAGACACAAATGACCGCGGAGATTGCGCTACTTGAATCATTTTTTCCCATATGACTCCATTGGGATCGGGTTCCACTATCATGAGATAATAACAGAATAAAAGTTCAAAATCGTCTTGGCGCAACAACGACAAATGGTGTAGTCTAGATGACGAGGCCACCGTGATGATTTTGAAGTACGGGGCGGAACCAACAGGGCCGTGCTGCCATAATTGAGCTTGGTTCAATGTGTGGTGTTCTCTGTCAAAACTTGCTGTCCACTTCATCAATAAATTTGAAAATACAAATTCTGTTTTGGCTTTGTTTGTAACGTGTGTGCATCATGGATTGACTTTGATTCATATAAACCGATAGCCGCAAGACAGCAAGCAATCGAAGTCCCGCACTGCACGACGTCATCGATTTATATATTTTTCGAGGCACGGCGTAATCGTCATCGGTATTATAATCTCAACTGGGCGTATCTGACGTTGATGATGGAAGCATGGCTTTATCAATCTTTTTACATTTGAGAATCGGCATTATCAAGCTTGGCTGTGTTTATTTATGACATAATAGTAATACACACATTGCTGTGCGTCATGCGCATGCTATCTGATCTGGCATACTCGTCATGTCGATGGTAAAAAAGCTGTGGCATTATTTGTTCACCTTTGTCACGATGACATACACGTATTGCACTGCGTCATCTGTATCCACCACATTCCTGGTAAATGTCTTCACATTATTATTTGCCTCAGATATTGTTTTTATGAGTGTATATATTATACTCCTATTATGAATCGTGACAATGACAGATACTGCGTATTTGGGATTGGGCAGTGCCGTGATCTTTGGCTCGTACAATATTTTTTGGCTCGGTCGCTCTCCACCGCAGCACAATCTGAAACAAATCCGCATCCAGAACAAGCCGTTCCATCCTGTGCCCAGGGAATCCGATTCAAAAGCATTTCTTTGGACGGGGCAGGTGGGTCGAAGGTGGGCACATGCAAAATGGGAATAGATGCATATGCAGCCGTGTCGATCTCTGTTTTGGATGCTCTCGATCCACCGTAGTATTATTATCTTTTTCTTTTGCCCACCCTACCTAGCTAAGTAGATCTCAATCATTAATCACGAGCGAATATAGAAAGCAGAACGTAGCAGCAAGGAACTGTCCGTTGGATCTTTTGATCCGAGCTCAAATGCTCACTGATGAACAGTAAAATatgatatatatacacacacacactaaaaCGTTCAAAAAAAATCTGATGTTTTTGATAAATATTGATTAATGTTTCAACTGCCTGCAAAGTTTTGTGATAAAATGACATCCGCGGAGGTCTTGACCAAAAAAAGGACGTTGCAAAATGCTTCAAACAATAGTTTTTTCAGGGCATCGATTTGTTTCACCAAAATCCAGAAATCTCATTTCATCACACGATTTAATTAAAACGTGTAtcacaaaaaaaatcataattttttaATCTGTATTCTACTGTTCATCAACGAGCATGTGAGCTCAGGTTCAAATGCTTCATGTTTTCCGTGCTCCCACTTTCATCCCACCTTCTCCGCTTTTGATTTTGTCGATCTTTTCGGACtcattttctttgaaaaacttcctCAAATGTTTCACGTCTATTTTATCCGTGCGAGCTAGTGAGTACTAACCGCCTGCCCATATGAGCACCTCGAAGAGATCGAGCCGGCACATCAGCTTGAGATCGACAAAGTGGCCACATACGCCTTCATAGTCGATGGGAACGCCTTCTCCCACTGCACTTTGCATGAATGGatggaataaatccagaaaaatacaAGCACCGGTGTCAAGTATagaacttgaaccctggtgggttggagTTATCAGTGTCCTCCTATGTTGGTTTGCTAAAGTTTATTACCAGAACAATAAGATGACATGAttctcaaaataaataaataaaataagatGACATATCCCCTTGAAAAAACAATAAGATGACATATAAAATTTTTTGGTTgaggaataaaagaaaaaaagaagatggATCAGGTCGGCATAATAATCATTTTGTCGAGGggcaatgacggcggcgcgccATCGGCTCGCTTTCAGTGCTCGTAGTCGCTAGGTGGTCTTCGGATCTAGGtgcatttttttattatttctggtgttcgttgaaCTGACATGATTGAAGAATAGATCAGaagctttttttttaaaaaaataagcaTTTTGGGTGAGCACAAATATGCCAACCATctttagttttttgttttgtttgagaGAGGGAGCCAACCATGAGTTGACGCAGCACAGCACAGCAGCCGCGCACCCCTTCCTTTTATCACTGCCGTGCCTCCCTGCCGAGCCCACGCCGCAAgcgcacctcctccccctcctcaccCCCCGAGATCGGAATCGGCGCctacctccgccgcctccgccgccgccatgtcgccgTCTCTGCTCGGGGtcagctccctccctccctccctctctcggCGCGCAGCGCAGGTGGAGGTTGCTGAATTGACCTTGTTTTTACTGGTTCCTTCCTTCCTGCTGCAGGGGCTCACCAAGTCGCTGGCCATGACCGTGCTCTCCGAGGTCGGCGACAAgaccttcttcgccgccgcggtAACCCACCCCACCTCCCCTcacctcccctctcctcccctccccactAACCAACCAACTACTTTCCTGCGACTCCTGGGAATTTTCCTGCGCGAGCAGGCTGTTCGACGATATgccgccgtcggcggcggtggctgtGCTGTATCAGCGGACTAGGGGAGGAGTCAGGCGGTAGAAGCGGCAGATTTCGCCCAGGCGCCGACCCAATTCCTGGATCAATAGCCGGGATCAGCTCGCCAGCAGCGAGATCTTAGCTGAGATTAGCAGCAGCTCGGGTCACCTCACCTGCTCCTTTTTCTAATTAAAGAAAAGCAGAGGAGTACTAGCTCGGTTCTCTGCTCCTCTATTAGTGGAAATCGGCAGTTTTCTTGGATGAATCAGCCTACCTGCTAGTATGTTCAGCTCGCCGCACATGGTTTACACGCATAAAGAGGACCCTGCTGGCCGGCCTTTTGTTTGTTTCTTTGTTTTGATTTGACTCCGGGGCTGCTTGCTGTTGCTGCGCTTCCCGATTTTGGTAGCCACACCAGCTGGGCTCTCCACTTGCGTTGGACTGTTGCTAGTTTTGGGTCAGATGCATGCTGGCCAGTCCTTTCCCACCGAAAACTGTTTCACCACCTGACCAGGGTAAACCTTTAGAAGCATCGCTCCTATCTGGAGTGATTTCTGTTTACAGAATGATTGATGGGCTTCACAAGGTCTGGAGTAGCAGGACAAAGATATTCCTTTCTAGTGATAAACTGCTAGTCATTCCCCACTTCGACATAGATTTCCTTTTCTCTTTTACTCTGCTCTGCGCTCTGTTTCTGTTGCTGTGTTTTTCTTTTATATTTGGTGGGCTTGTGATGTTTTCCGTTTACTTGTGCAAGATTCTGGCCATGCGCCATCCACGGAAGCTCGTCCTTGCTGGCTGTCTATCGGCATTAACAGTGAGAATTTTCAGACATGCTCTAATCTAATGTAATGACCTGTATTTTTCTGCTTGACTGACCGAGTTCAAAATTCTAGGTGATGACGGCTTTATCTGCTTCTCTAGGCTGGGTTGCGCCAAACCTGGTATGTATTCGTTGCTTATTCACCCTGATATATCCAAAGGCACACGCCTACACTACCTATATTCTGTAATAGTTGCTTTGACACTGGTGGTGGTTAGTATCTGAACAGCAACCAGGCAGAAAAGAACAAACCCATTCAGAGGAACTTATTATTGAAATTATGCTCAGCTCTATCCAATGTCAATACTGTTTATTTTCCGTTTGAGCATGGAGAATCACATTTAGAACCCTTGTCCTGATTATAGCTTTACATTAAATCTTGCAATAGCAGTTATTACAATCCTCATACGTGTATTTGTTGGACCAACGGTGAGCTTCCTCTGAACCTGCTGGTGGATATTACCACCAACCCTGTTCCCTCAACTGTCTTGTTGTGATGATGATAGGCCAAAATTTTCTGCTTCATGGGTTACCTTGATGGAAAGCACAGTTAACCGTTTTTTCTCCGAACAGATATCACGTAAATGGACTCATCATATCACCACTCTGCTGTTCTTTGTGTTTGGCATCTGGTCATTGTGGGAAGGCTTCAAAGAAGAAGGGTATTGatcttgcttgattgcttgtttgcttttTAGTTGGTTAACTATGTACTTGCTTTATGTGATTGGCATTTTAGTGAATGATTTCACTAACTCACTAACGTTTATCGCAGAGAGTCAGAAGATCTGGCTGAATTGGAAGCAAAGCTGGTTTGCATATTTCATTCTTGACTTACGTCCTATTGAACTGTAGGCCAAGTAGCTTATAGCCAACTTCTGCCAAATTTTCAGGATGCGGACTTTAAGAGTAACAAAGGGGAATCGAAAAATAAATCAAAGGTCAGTGGCTCAGCGCATGTGCGACATGCCCATTCAGATCATCTTTTCCTTATATCAGAATGTTGGCAAATTTTTGTGGCCTTCTCCATTTTCACAATCAAAATGTACATAGTTCGTGTGTCATGGGATAAAATGCAAAACACCTTTTCCCCTTCAACAGTCAGAAGAATGATTTCTGATCTCCAGATATTCTCATTCATCTTGGGAAATGTTATACAAAGACAATTCTAATGTGCGAATGCAATTGTTGTTGCTTGTGCCAAGTTATAACGAGTATATGATTTTCATGTAATATTGGTAAAAAATGCTAAAATGAAAATTCCACCTCCATGTATATCCCTTTTCATTATTTGTGCGAACTATTAATTTTATTTTAGCAGAAACACAGTTTTGAGAACCTGCTTACTGAGGGGTGAATGGAAACTCACTTTTTCACTACATTGTCTTTCTTTTTGACAAGTTACTATCCTTACTTTGGACGTGGATTTTGTGCACCTGGGTTATGTGCTCTCTTTAGTTCAGAAGATCCATTTTTTTCCCTCGCATATTGCATATAGGTACAATCTGGAAGATCTCGTGTGAAATGTGTCGATTGTAGTTTGCATTATGATAAAGACAAGATTGAGGAGCTAAGAAAAGCTTTTTCGGGTGTTAAAGCTTGTTTTTTCTGCACAGGCCACAAGAATCCATAAGTTTGCACTAAACTTGAATTAGTGCATAATAAATACTCAGTCATCAACACGTGAGAATTTTTTAAGAACGAGAATTTTGTTTGTTTGCGGCTTTGTGTCCGGAGCATATGCTCCAGACCTCTATATTGGGCCTTGCTGGTTTTTAATATGAGCTCGCGGAGCATCACATATTAATTCCTCTCTGTATGTTTACCTGGACGTGCAACTCAAATATTCTTCACATTTTAGGCAACTGAAGATACAAAGAAAAAGCAAAGGCCATTTCTCATGCAGTTCTTCTCACCAATTTTTATAAAGGTATCAACTAGACAACTACTGATCTATGGGAATGGCAGACAATTATGGTGCTTGTGGTTCCATCTTGACATTTACATGTCCATTCATTTGTATGCTGTAGGCATTTTCCATCACTTTCTTTGGTGAGTGGGGTGACAAGAGCCAGGTAAGTTGCACAAAAAGACTCTTCTATTCGCCCCCTTCCAAAGCAACTTTGATGTTATTCGTAGATGATCTGGTATATTCCTTACCCTTTTCTTCTCAGATTGCTACGATTGGCCTGGCTGCTGATGAAAACCCATTCGGCGTCGTCATCGGGGGAGTCATGTGAGGGCCGCTTCTTTTGTACAGTCTTTAGAAATGGTTCACTCTGTGTTGCTGACAAAACCCCTCTTGTATTGTGCTCAGAGCTCAAGCACTCTGCACTACGGCTGCCGTAATGGGAGGGAAGAGCCTGGCCTCTCAGATATCCGAGAAGATGGTAAGAACTGCTGTCCGAAGCCTGTTTCGCGTGCTCCCGCTGAACAACTCAAACGCCTTCACATCTAATGCGGTGCTTATCTCGTTTCAGGTTGAATTGTCGAGCGGGGTGCTATTCCTGTTGTTCGG from Triticum aestivum cultivar Chinese Spring chromosome 4A, IWGSC CS RefSeq v2.1, whole genome shotgun sequence harbors:
- the LOC123088316 gene encoding GDT1-like protein 5 isoform X1 gives rise to the protein MSPSLLGGLTKSLAMTVLSEVGDKTFFAAAILAMRHPRKLVLAGCLSALTVMTALSASLGWVAPNLISRKWTHHITTLLFFVFGIWSLWEGFKEEGESEDLAELEAKLDADFKSNKGESKNKSKATEDTKKKQRPFLMQFFSPIFIKAFSITFFGEWGDKSQVSCTKRLFYSPPSKATLMLFVDDLVYSLPFSSQIATIGLAADENPFGVVIGGVIAQALCTTAAVMGGKSLASQISEKMVELSSGVLFLLFGIMSLLSGPEGQL
- the LOC123088316 gene encoding GDT1-like protein 5 isoform X2, with the protein product MSPSLLGGLTKSLAMTVLSEVGDKTFFAAAILAMRHPRKLVLAGCLSALTVMTALSASLGWVAPNLISRKWTHHITTLLFFVFGIWSLWEGFKEEGESEDLAELEAKLDADFKSNKGESKNKSKATEDTKKKQRPFLMQFFSPIFIKAFSITFFGEWGDKSQIATIGLAADENPFGVVIGGVIAQALCTTAAVMGGKSLASQISEKMVELSSGVLFLLFGIMSLLSGPEGQL